The Salarias fasciatus chromosome 12, fSalaFa1.1, whole genome shotgun sequence DNA segment cagaaagaggtAAAAATGGAACTGAAGTGACCAAAGTCTGTATGCTTCTTTAATTATTGTGAACATTAATGAATTACTTATAATGTGGTTGAGATTGTATAGCACTGAGCTTACTGACAGAGTTTACATCTAATTTTGTGTGTTCTTTATTTGTATACAGATGAGAGCagtttattttctccataatacaATATCTACTTTcatttgtgagtgttttttttttttttagcttaatACAGAGTTCCAAAGGCTCATGGCAGTTCCTCTTGAAGAGAAGTTCATGTCcaaggggggggtggggggggtgggggggggggggggggggggggggggggctgtaccCAAAGATTGTCTCAGATGACACTTTctggagaaaataaatcacaacacCCTTTTATTATGACTGTGTGAGTCGTACTGGAAGGTCATGTAAGATAAGTTCCCCAGTACACCAAACTAGTTCACCATATATGCAGCACAACATCAAGGAAACAAATAACTCACTTTGTCATAAACGTGGTACTATGGGTGTCAACAGAACAGTGAGTGGAATAATGCCATCTGCTTGACTCACATACTCAAAAAGATGAAACTGCAGCTGCAAACTATATGTCATTTCTGGTGACCATAAACACTCCGTTCAATACAACATTAtgattcattgtgttttccCCGGTGTCGATGCATCCTGGAAACTATTGTAGTTATTACCCCTATTTGTTAGATGGCTAGATTAATTCACCTATCTTTTCAGGTTGTGGTGTGTGATGGCACACAGCCAGGAAATCACCCAGCATATAACAGATACTGTTGTTCATCCAAAAACCTAACTTAAGAAGTGAAGCAAATGCTGATTTGTGTTTGTGCCCTGTACCCCCCTTTAGGACTCTGATGCAGATGAGGCTCAGAAGAACCTGGAGCAGCTCACCATCGCAGTGTTTGTCATTCGGAAGGAGGGGGACGGACTACAGGAGCCACCTGAAGACATTGGCATCGTCACTGAGGGCATAGAGTTGTTGCATCATCTGACTTCAGTTGCCTCAGCTTGTGCCCTGCTGCTAGGTTTGATTTATGCACTCAACCTGGCTTATCCAAAACCCCTTCGCTTCACTTTTGAAGTCCTCCAAAAAATCATCATGCAGCTTGATCAGCACAAGATGTCCCCCAAAGTCCACAATCTGCACAGCAAACTTCAAAGCTTGCAGTATGATGCCCTCCTCTGAGCCAACAGATGGCCCAGTGCCATACGAACAATGATGCATAAGTTCATCTTAaggaaaacacaagaacaatgtttgaacatttcaatttaaagcattttttcagatgatgtgcctttttttttaatgccgaACAGACTTGACAAAAGTTCTCTGACcccaatttaaaaaatgtttaattttgtaaTGTGTTGTGCAGAAGTTGGTTCCTCTGTCATGTTGACTTCTGTTTAAAGTCAAGCTGGTATTGTACTTTTCATGTGTTAATTTCCCCAACAGTTCTAAATGGTGTGATTTTAGGTATGTAAAAAGTGTTCACAGTTTTTATCTCGATTGTTCAATTTCACTTGATTGACTGTAAGTTTATCTTCTATAGTCTTAGCGCTTTCAAATGTGAGAACACTGCATGTTTTGAGGTTCAGCAAACCTTTTTGCACTTTCTTCCAATATTTTGCACTTTGTTAGTGGCATCAGTAATTTTGTCAGTATTGGCTTAAGtgttttgtgaatgtttgtgtgggCCGAAATGCTGTTAGTGGCCGTTAAGTTAATAATTTTGGGCAGTTTtacaataaagttttaaaagatAACTGATTTTGAGGTTGTTGTTAATGTATTTTCAGCCAACTTAAAATTGTAATTTCAGTGATtggaaaaaactaaaatttaattttaatgttaCTACAAAAAGTAGTTTACATGAAGTCAAATTGTGTTGTTAGGAAAGACCATTATTTCACTTTCGAGATATGAAAATTATTGAGTTGGAAAAACTATAAACTTTAAGTTGACTTGCTGCAGTTTTAAGTTGGATTAATGCAAAGTGTTGATTTGAGACAAATTAAAATATTAAGTCAATGTGACTGAAACCATTTGTGTTACTTTAGCTCATTAACTTAATTTCAAATAACTTAATTTATTTAGGTGTTACCAATTGAAACAATTTGTTTAAGTTGGTCcaacaattttcttttttcagtgtaTATGAAGGCCTGTGGTATTGGCAACACCAGCAATGGTCTCCTTATCGTCTgatcagagaggagaacagcGGAAGGACACATTAGTGAGCGCTGAGAGAGCTCATCTACAGTGAGGGCTGAGAAGGACAATGAGgaccaggaacagctggaggggatGAGAGATATACAGTATGATCAAGGTTGGACCTTTCAGCTCAGAGCTTCTTGCAAAGGGTCAGGATCAGAGTCAAGATGACTCCTGTTATACAGTGTTAGACAACAATAAATGGAATAAAGGAATAAGTGAGAAAACTAAAGtatcaaaaaaaatatttttgtatgGTACTATAAGTATGGCATAGGATtagggaaactggaaaaaaagaaaaatctggagttctgactttttttcAGTGGCTAATCCTCTTCCTTAgtcaaaaaagacatttgacGTTCAGTATGTTTTATAAGAGATCACTGCAGTGACATAATGACAGAATGCATGCTTGACTGTGATTGATGGGTGTCTGCTGGTGTTTCTTTTAAGTACTATTAGTGGTTTTAATGAATGGTGCACAGATTGAATTACaatcttttcaattttttttgttgtacttTTTACAACGACAAATAAGGATTAAATGAATATTTTGTTGCGCAGCTCAAAAACGGAGCTCTTCAGAGATCGAAGTAAGTTTGAGTAAAATTCAACATGCACATGAAACTAAGCTAatattgtgtttgtgtattaCAGTAGTATGTTGCGTAAATATAACATAGATGActtgttttcatgattttcagCTAAGGAAGAGTTGTCAAATCCAAAAGTGAACAGGACTGTGTTTTTATCCAGATCCTAATTTACTTTGCTTGTAGAGTCAACAGTCCAGAACAGTGAAGAGGAATTTGGGTACTTTCTGTTGTTGGTGGAAATGTCTGCTGTGATTAAAAGAAAGGCTTGCTGTGCAGGTGAAACGATTCAAATGCTTTCAGCCATGTGATGCTGAGCTTGACCTTGGTTAGGGGTTCACGGCCTTAAGTTGCCTCACAGCCTCTGTCTTTATGGGGAATCTAATGCTGAGATAAATTATAGAAAATTAAGGAATGGATACAATGTAATGCACTGACAATCTCTTGAAAATCCGGCCTAGTGATCAgcataacaggaaaaaaaaaatcttattttgccCACATTTGAAAGGCACGGCAACAGCTGTGGCTTTCTATGTTAAAGGGATGACCGCCTGATGTCGGCAAACCAAAGATTTCTCTCAGAAAcatttctctctctatctctctctgaTGTGATCTTAACAGTTGGGCACGTGACATCCTGGCAAACATATGAGCAAACAGTAATGAatcagaatctttttttttcttttttttttgtgaaggacCGCAAGAGGACTTTCAACACAGTGTTGTAGGAAGTGACAACCGCCCATCCCTTTAAGGAAATTCCTGATAGTTTACACAATCCCGACCACACCTCTTCCAGCTTTGCTGTCTTAAATGTTTACAATATTTTCTCAGTGACTGGCTGTGTGTTACTGAGGCAAGTCTCAACAATATGATGAAGTATTTCCTGGAGGCTTGTTAAGTAGGATATCCTGTTGAATAGAGAAGCAACTTCCCTTTTAGCTCCTGCTGTGAAGTGAACAAAGGCTGAAAGACAGCATGTCTCCCTTTAAGGACTTGAAATTGGCTTTGGAAGTGCTGAACCAAGAGGGCACTTATTCCGAAGGAGATACTGTTATAGgcactctttctttctctctgaagagTGACACCAAAGTGAAGAGCATTTCAGTGAAGGCTAAAGGGGATGCCAACGTGCATTGGACGGAAGGAATTGGGGAAGATGAGGAGACCTACTCTGCGCACGAgagatattttaaaatcaaagagTACTTGGTTGCAAAAAGTCCTGGAGGTAAGTGTTCAAGTTTAAACTGTGTGACTGTGATTTAAAAGATTGAAGAAACTTTATTTGGACATAGGTACTGTTGCTTTAGGAAGTCACAGTAGTTTGaatctgcactttttttttttttacatatttgcaTTATTCTTGCAGTTCCAGGAATAAAGCGTCACAGTATCTTGACTGCACCTTTTTTTGTAGAGAGTAATTATTCGAAATACTCATGATAATATTAAAGATTTCAATCCTTGACGTGATGACTTTTAATTTCTGAAGGTTAAAAATATTGCATGTCACTTTTTGAGAGTTTTCGGGTTCTTATGAATGACAAATTTGGTTTCCTCCACCCACACTGCCACGACCAGATTCAGCTCATTGCCTGAAGACAAATTCTTGAAatgatgaaacacaaacagagacaaaatacacacatacacacaaaaggGTCAATACCAAgttcttttttcaaaacaaaaacaagaaataccAAGttcaaggttaaaaaaacaaatgggtTAATATGTACATGTGTGCATACATGTAATATCACAAGAAATGTTCAttattctctcttctttttttttccaggcactGTGCTCCCCCAAGGGGCCCATAATATCAATTTCACACTTAAAATCCCTCAGGGGTAAGTGAgaaacttttacttttatttctgtgtCCTTACTCGGTTTAGTATTTTCTGTGCAACAAAGTCATCCTTCATCTGAGAGCGAAATGACCCTTAAACTCATAATCAAACATAAATAACACAGACCTTATCAACTTTCTTTGTTAACTctgctttttgtgtttgaacCATCCACATGCACAGTAAAACAAGAGAGTGTTTTCACCAACTGCAGAAACTCCACTGATGCTCCTGATGAGACAGAAGAAGTTATGCTCTTGTGACACCTGCTGGTGTTTTTGTCACAACTCCTCTCATTAGAGCAGCTCATTGACATATGTAAAATATTGCAGGGTTTAAAAGACTGATATCTCAGCGGGATTTAGAGAGGTTAATCTGTCACTCATTTGTCTTCAGTCGACTTCACGACTGTCACACTGTCATCACTGGTCTTCCTAAAAACTCTGTTTTACAACTGATTCAAAACGCTGCTGCTCCAATCATGACAAACACCAAGTTTGTCACCAAGTAAATCACATGAGTCCAGTCCTCAGACATTTGCTCTGAATTGCTGTCATTgaaagaaagtgttttaaaatattACTGCTGGTCTTCAAAAGTTTTAGGCATATAATAATACATCTAAGATCTTCTGTAATGTTATGTTATGCAAGCAAGCATGCAAAAGCTGCTTTCAGTGTTATACTATATGTTTacttttgttcttttaattgttttaatattttagaTTTCCTTTCGCTTTTACTTATTGTCATCCTCCTTTTCGTTGCCAGCTGTACATTTTTCTGAATGTACATCACTTGAACTGCCTCACTGCTGAAATGTGTTATGCGAATAAAGCCACCTTGCCATGCATTGCTTTTCTTATCATAATTGGAAGGTTTTAGCCTTCAAACCAGTTTTGGgcaaagttacttttaaaaagtaattagttgtCGTCACTATTgtcatctttaaaaaagaactacttttcaatattttaaaagtaactaattagtAGGCAACGTAACTATTggatgactttaaaaaagtgtgttcaaatatgtaaaaaaaattggattCCCTCTTAATgaaactttaagatgcatgttcagttatttattataaCATTGAATATGTGattaatgataataaatgaACACTCAACAGAataaagaacaaacactgaataacacactaatctaaattattcaaacattGCCGTGTGGTAATACAAGACAAGACACcaataaaatgtgatttgtaactgtagatgtctgtacttccatttaaaagctgcctttgaatgatcataCTGTACTCTGAGGTCTCTCTATGGCTgtcacatcacatgaaacactTTGCACCAAAACAGAGGAGTTGgaaacaatgtatcagttttagatgatgtcatcatctaatttgaccttgatatgcaaatgagcagtcATGCAAATTAGACGATGtcatcatttagaactttccttggttggcaacaatgtatcagatttaaagtaaaaattttattttacaaaacacaatatgGTGCATCATATTCAATTGAATTCTTAagcatttaaagtaaaaattgTCATTATTTCACAAAGTGCACTTTCATTGAAATCATGATGATATTGTAACATGTAAAACACAACTCAGCATTCAGTTCAGGtcaagtacaacacagtcatttctaggaACGTTTACAGATacaaacccaacagttccacatgagcaagcatcagtgggcacgtttacatggaccacgtataagcggattgtacgtggagctgattgtaaaatgtgtcatgtaaacgaccaagtggatccgcttcactcagaggggattgtaatttggagccgattgtatgaggtggtctacgccgatcgacaatccgctccgtgtcccttataaacgagtctgacagcggagcggattgtactgggggagtgtttgttctgcgcatgcgtgtagtgacgtgtgacgtgccagtaaacgggaagcagcacagtcaaaaaaccagcagagaacgccacggtggttgaaaaacacctTTTTAGTAAGAAaacccgacagaaaaaacattggagaggcgagatggaaccaaatcgcgcaatagcgagttgtataaagagctctatagcagaatacaagcgagcgccggctggtgttatggattaactggttcccgtgttaacgaatgacggcggaggtctgtgtaaacacattttgattacagcagttgttaaagtaagactcacaaatgactttaaacatatacactcactgtaactgtcgataaccgacgttcgcaagaacgactacatttttcaatcatgtattggtcacaagttaacacgggcaccagttaattcgaaacatcgacacgcggagcagCGCTCACAACGAGACGTGCCGCTCGgtgcagcggtgctgcagccgctcctccagcagcgtatcatggacttttgggacattatttgagcagatatcagcagataaaaactctctgctcggcgctgaggactgctgctgcggagctaaagacctgcaagttcctcgtgagactttgtgcgcatgtcacaggacgctgtataatccgcttcacccagggtccttgtaaacgaggattcatcgtggatcacttcatgaatacactccgtttaatacgattgtttacaatccgattgaaaaaaacacccatgtaaactgggccagtgaCTCCCTttcaatggagaaaaaaaaaaaaacctctttcttCTAAAGGAACAGGGGACTACAGGGGTTGGTGGGTGggactgcagcagagagagagagagagagagagagagagcgagcacaGTCTTGAAGAAAGACACatgcaaaacataaaacattcaaCTCAACCCACATCTAACTGTTTAATTCACtactctgttctggttctgtgttGCAGGGGAATGCCATCGTCCTTCAAagggaaaaatggaaaaattgttTACATGGTGGAAGCAAAAATTTCCAGGAGCTGGCGATGGCCTTCATCAGTTACAACAGAGATCAAGTTTGATTCAAAGTCTTTTCCACCAATTCATCAAGCCATGGTGAATATCCCAAAATA contains these protein-coding regions:
- the LOC115397825 gene encoding arrestin domain-containing protein 3-like — its product is MSPFKDLKLALEVLNQEGTYSEGDTVIGTLSFSLKSDTKVKSISVKAKGDANVHWTEGIGEDEETYSAHERYFKIKEYLVAKSPGGTVLPQGAHNINFTLKIPQGGMPSSFKGKNGKIVYMVEAKISRSWRWPSSVTTEIKFDSKSFPPIHQAMHPLNGSVDKELGTFSKGQLQMTASVSRGVCFPGETLSAYARICNSSSKSVKPKFSLHHKIVYRVKKATMTSDKVIFKMVGDPITPRSEVTVPCAVKIPGDAVYTLHNCQIISVEYYLKVYLDVSFAFDPEVVFPLLVVPSNLVHARLNEEVGHI